The genomic segment CGCTGAAATCACGCGCCATGGTGGCGATCTTAAGGATATCTGCACCCACAGCCGCCTCCTCCTCACCAATCCTATATAATGTATCATAATCCGGTGTATTATTAAAGTCATGGTAAGATACTATTAACCCTATACCCTCATCTTTAGAGTACTTTAGGATCGATGAAGCATAATATCTCATTTCAGGATCCTTAAATACATACAACTCCACATCTAGTATTGTTGGTTTGTATTTCACTATGATATCTAAAATCATCTTCAGCCTAAGGTGGTCCGGAATTTCATAAACACCCCCCTCTCTGGGTGACCTGAAGGTGAATATGTAGGGGAACCCGAGATTATTAAGTTGTAAAAGGATATTTGATGGAGATAAATCCTTGTTTTCCATCAATAAGTAATCATACCTTATCTCCAAGATATGGATGCCCTTCTCTTTAGCTATATTAACTATTTCACTAATATCATTAAACCCCTTAAGGCTAATCACTGGTGCAGCGATTATTACATTATTATCTCCAAAGACTATACCATGTACATTAACTGCCTTCTCCAGAGTATACCTCAAGGCGAACACCCCTCTTACTCCTTAGGAAGCTCGCCTGGTGGTGAGTAAATCCATAACAGTATCAGCGGCTTGTCACAAGTGTTTATATGTCTATGTTCAACTCCTTTGGGTATAAACATGAAGTCATGTTCCTTAAAGGGCCTCCTCTCTCCCTCAGACTCTACTTCCCCACAACCTTGAACTACAAAGTCAATCTCCTCAGAATTTGGGTGGGAATGTAAGGAACTAGATTCACCAGGCTCAAATATGGTGATCCCAGCGACAAACATCGTACTCCCCGTTAATTGGGGGCTAATAGTCCTAAAAACCTTCCTTATTTCTCCAGGCTTGTTACCAAGCCATATTTTTTCGGCATCCCTATATGGGTTTATTATTAGTATCTTCATCAAGAATACCTTCTCAGAATACCTTAATAAGACTTTATTTAAGAAGTTTTAATGCCCGCCGCGAATCCCGCAACATTTATTATGGTAGTTGAGACTAGGGTAGCCAGTGAGCCTATTTTTGAAAGCACCAATAAGATGCAATGTCAATTACTCAATGTTCTCTCTCCTATCGAACATATAGATCAACTTACCATGATATATCTCGCTTATTGACCAGTGACCTGTAACGGGTACATCAGGCTGCAGTGCAGTTGGCACCTCAACCACAACAGGCTCACTCAACTTTATGGCCTCGTTTAATGCATCTAACAATTCACTGGGCCTCTCGATCCTCATACCCTTAACCCCTGAGGCCTCGGCTATTTTTACAAAATCAGGATTATACAGTCGTTTATACTTATCATAAAATGCTGTACCGATGTACCTCTCCCCGTAATGAATCCTCTGTATATTCTGTATCGTACCGAAACTATAATTATTCAGCACTAAGAACACCACAGGTATTTCGTATTGCTTGGCCGTAAATAGGCATGTTACCGTGCTAGTGAATCCTCCATCACCCACGACACTAATTACCTTCAGGTTAGGGTTACCCAACTTAACGCCGAGAGCTGCAGGCGGCGCAAACCCCATGATGGCGAGGCCAGCTGTTGTTATATAGTTATGGGGTTTCGTGATCCTCAAGAACTGGGCTATGCCATTCTTGGGCCACCCAACATCAGTGACTAATGATATATTCTCATCTTTCTTAATTAACATCTGAAGTACCTTAACTATATAATCAGGCCTTATGGGTGTATTCTCTGCGGTTACCGACATAAAATCTTCCCAATACTTATCGTACACTTCCTTGAACGAGTTGAACCATGGAGAACGCTCAACCTTACCCTTCCTTATTAAGTTCCTTAGTTGGTCTATGATCTCACGCAAGGTGGCCTTTATGTCGCCCAGTAGGAAAAGGTCCTCAGGGAAACTCTTACTTTGCTCCTTCTCATCTATATCTATTCTCAGAAGTCTTGATTTAGAGAAATCGAAAGTGTACCCATAGATCCATGAGCTTGAGTTAACTTCGCCAAAACGAGTACCTAGGGCTATAACCAAATCCGCCTCCAGTAACGCTTTATTCGCGGCGGGATTACCCCAACCACCAGCAAAGCCCAGCGCAAGGGGATGATCCTCAGGGAACGTTCCCTTACCACCCATGGTAGTAACGACAGGAGCATTAAGTAGTTCCGCAAACTCCAGTAATTCCGGCTCTGCTTCTGAAAGTCTAACGCCACCACCTGCCAGTATGACGGGTCTCTCACTCCTAAGGATCATGTTTATGGCCTCATTTATTTTCTCAGGGGAGGGCCTTATCCTTAAGTCATTCAATCTATGTAATCTCCTATAGATGCCGTGCTTATTTGTCTTGAGACTGAATATCTCCATGGGTATATCCACCAACACGGGCCCTGG from the Caldivirga maquilingensis IC-167 genome contains:
- the aroD gene encoding type I 3-dehydroquinate dehydratase, translating into MRYTLEKAVNVHGIVFGDNNVIIAAPVISLKGFNDISEIVNIAKEKGIHILEIRYDYLLMENKDLSPSNILLQLNNLGFPYIFTFRSPREGGVYEIPDHLRLKMILDIIVKYKPTILDVELYVFKDPEMRYYASSILKYSKDEGIGLIVSYHDFNNTPDYDTLYRIGEEEAAVGADILKIATMARDFSDIITMLRVTHDLRAKLRKPLITLTMGERGKVGRVLTPIFGSDLVFVDLMGKSASGQIPLSHMLDFVRIMGEL
- a CDS encoding cupin domain-containing protein, with product MKILIINPYRDAEKIWLGNKPGEIRKVFRTISPQLTGSTMFVAGITIFEPGESSSLHSHPNSEEIDFVVQGCGEVESEGERRPFKEHDFMFIPKGVEHRHINTCDKPLILLWIYSPPGELPKE
- a CDS encoding thiamine pyrophosphate-binding protein — translated: MMNELRGSEVIVKYLERQKVEYVFTLTGHTIVDLYDALYSPDINLIQVRHEAVAAYMADGYFRVTHKPGVVVTHVGPGLLNAVPAVANAALDSSAMIIISGDAPSIYEGAGAHQEINLLIDLSQHLTYLPFVKRVWQVHHVHNLERILDRAFSLALSNRPGPVLVDIPMEIFSLKTNKHGIYRRLHRLNDLRIRPSPEKINEAINMILRSERPVILAGGGVRLSEAEPELLEFAELLNAPVVTTMGGKGTFPEDHPLALGFAGGWGNPAANKALLEADLVIALGTRFGEVNSSSWIYGYTFDFSKSRLLRIDIDEKEQSKSFPEDLFLLGDIKATLREIIDQLRNLIRKGKVERSPWFNSFKEVYDKYWEDFMSVTAENTPIRPDYIVKVLQMLIKKDENISLVTDVGWPKNGIAQFLRITKPHNYITTAGLAIMGFAPPAALGVKLGNPNLKVISVVGDGGFTSTVTCLFTAKQYEIPVVFLVLNNYSFGTIQNIQRIHYGERYIGTAFYDKYKRLYNPDFVKIAEASGVKGMRIERPSELLDALNEAIKLSEPVVVEVPTALQPDVPVTGHWSISEIYHGKLIYMFDRRENIE